Below is a window of Streptomyces sp. NBC_00223 DNA.
CCGTCCTCGGTCTTTTCGACGGCGACGAGATCGTCGAGCACTGGCGGATCTCCACGGACCCGCGCCGCACGGCGGACGAGCTGGCGGTCCTGCTCCAGGGGCTGATGGGCATGCATCCGCTGCTGGGCGACCTCGGGGACGGCATCGACGGCATCTCGATCTGCTCGACGGTGCCCTCGGTGCTGCACGAGCTGCGCGAGGTGACCCGCCGCTACTACGGCGACGTCCCGTCGGTCCTGGTCGAGCCGGGCGTCAAGACGGGCGTGCCGATCCTGGTCGACCACCCCAAGGAGGTCGGCTCCGACCGGATCATCAACTCGCTGGCCGCCGTGCACCTCTACAACGGGCCGTGCATCGTGGTCGACTTCGGCACGGCGACGACCTTCGACGCGGTCTCGGCGCGCGGGGAGTACGTGGGCGGCGCGATCGCCCCCGGCATCGAGATCTCGGTGGACGCGCTCGGGGTGCGCGGCGCCCAGCTGCGCAAGATCGAGCTGGCCCGGCCGCGCAGCGTCATCGGCAAGAACACGATCGAGGCGATGCAGTCCGGCATCCTCTACGGTTTCGCCGGCCAGGCCGACGGCATCGCCGAGCGGATGGCCCGCGAGCTGGCCGACGACCCCGACGACGTGACGGTCATCGCCACGGGCGGTCTGGCCCCGCTGGTGCTGGGCGAGGCGTCCATCATCGACGCGCACGAGCCCTGGCTGACGCTGATCGGCCTCCGCCTGGTCTACGAACGCAACGTCTCCCCGTCCTGAGCCCCTGCCCCTCCCGGGGGCCCGGATCACCGGGAGAGGGCGGGGCGCCCGGTCGTGAGGGCGTACGGACAGGCCCGACGCACCGCGTATATCGCGTTACGCGATGTTTGTCCTCTTAGCACTTAAAGTCCATGCATGCCCACGCCCCACGGAACCCGCGGCGGAATGGCGTTCAGCGCGGACGAACTGCGCGTGCTGCGACGCGCGCTCGCGGAGGTGCTGCACCCCAGCCGTACCGCAGACGCCGCCGCGGCCACGGTCGCCGCCGTCGTCGCACCCCGCTCGGCCGAGTACGTTCGGGACTGTCTCCGGCTCACGGAGGCGGTCGACGAGGCGGTACGGGAGGCGGGCCGGCTGCACGCCTTCCTCCTGGACGAGCTGCGCCGCTACCGACAGGCGCTGCCCGGCACCGCGAGCGGCTACCTGGAACGCCTGACCGCCGCGCTCGCCGACGGCTACCCACCCGGGCCGGACGACCTGGCCGCGTTGCGCCGCCTGCGCGCGCTGCCCTGCACCGGCCCGGAGTACCACCGGCGCACCCGACTGCTGCGCCGCTGCGAAACCCTCGCGGAGAACGACGTCCGACTGCGCCTGGAGGCCCATATGTCCGCGCCGCGCCGCCTGCTGACCCTGCCCGGGCTCGCCGACGAGCCGAAGCCGGAGGAGAAGCCGGACAAGCCCGCGCCGAAGCCCGGCACCCCGGCGACTCCCGAGACCCCGAGCCGCCCGATTCCCACCCCCGGCGAGATCTGGCCCCCGCACCGCCGCAAGCGGACCGCCCCCAAGCCCGAGGAGACCGCCCGCAGCGCCTGAGACGGGCGACCGTCCGCAGTGCCCGAGCCGCCGGGGACGCCCCCGGCGGCTCGGCCCGCTTTCGGGCCGGTCAGTCCGTCACCGACCCTCTGACCAGCCGCAGCGCCTGGGCCAGCCGGTCGGTGAGGTCGAAGAGCTCGTCGGAGTAGGCCAGCGCCCGCCAGCTGACCATCAGCAGCACCGCGGAGCCGATCTCCGGCGGCCGGGCCGCGTA
It encodes the following:
- a CDS encoding type III pantothenate kinase translates to MLLTIDVGNTHTVLGLFDGDEIVEHWRISTDPRRTADELAVLLQGLMGMHPLLGDLGDGIDGISICSTVPSVLHELREVTRRYYGDVPSVLVEPGVKTGVPILVDHPKEVGSDRIINSLAAVHLYNGPCIVVDFGTATTFDAVSARGEYVGGAIAPGIEISVDALGVRGAQLRKIELARPRSVIGKNTIEAMQSGILYGFAGQADGIAERMARELADDPDDVTVIATGGLAPLVLGEASIIDAHEPWLTLIGLRLVYERNVSPS